TTGGTGCCGCAGCGAAAAGCCGTGTGCCCATGGGTGTCGCCATCATCGGCGGATTGCTCTTCGCACTGATCCTTACGCTCTATGTGGTGCCTGCACTTTACAGTTACTTGAGCCGTGAGAACAAAAGCACGGATGCGGCAGGAGAGGACACACTGCTTAACGAACACAACGCGAACGCATGAAGTATACGATCGCTCTTTTTCTTGCGCTTTGCACTACGGGCCTTTTCGCCCAGGAAATGCTTACTGCCGATGATGCCGTACGCATCGCTGTGGAACAGAACCACGGTATACGCCTAGCGCGGTTGGATGCGCGCAGCGCGGAATTGTTGAACAACGCAGGACAAGCAGGTATGCTGCCGACCGTGGATGCTGTGGGTTCTTACAGCGTGGACAACAGCAGTACTAAGCAGACCTTCTTCAGTGGCGAAGTGCGCGAGGCGGACAATGCCGATTCCCGTGTGCTCGATGGCGCTGTGCAACTGAATTGGACCGTGTTCGATGGCCTTGCCATGTTCGCCGCGAAGGACCGCTTGGAAGCATTGGAACTGATCGGCCAAACACGTTTGCGGCAGGAGATCGAAGCCACGGTGTACGATGTTCTCGCCGCTTATTATCAGGTGGTGCAACTGCGGAAAGGCATCGCTGTGCAACGCGAAGGTGTTCGCATTTCCGATGAACGGCTGGAGATCGCTCGTGCCGGACAGCGCATCGGAAGTGCCAGTGGTCTTGCCGTGGTGCAAGCGCAACTCGACCAGAGCGCCGACAGTGCTGCCGTGTTGGATCTGCTGGTGCAGGAATCCGCTGCGGTGGCCCGTGTGAATGCATTGATGGGAAATGCTCCAGCAACAGAGCTCGCACTCGGTACGGATATTCCATCCACGCAGCCGATGGAGTTCGGAGAGATCCAACAAGCTGCGCGTAACGCGAACAGTGTACTACAACTCGCACGGCAAGAACGCATCGCGGCGGACTTCAGCGTGAAGCAATTGCGTGGAGCACTACTTCCTCAGGTGGATGTCTTCGGCAACTACGGTTACACGAAGTCCACTTCCGCAGTAGGATTTTTGCAAAGTAACCGAAGCATCGGCCCGGACTATGGCGCACGCATTTACATTCCGCTCTTCAATGGAGCACAGGCCAACAAGGCAATGCAAGTTGCGAAACTGACCCGCGAGCAAGCCGCAATCAGCACCGAACAAGCGGAACTGATGTTGGAGGAAAGTCTGCTCAACGCATGGACGGATCACACCACCGCCAACCAACGTGTTGCGTTGGAGCAAAGCAACCTCAGTGGTGCACGCACACAAACGGACGTGGCGCTGGAGAGCTACCGGCTCGGTGCCATCACCGCAGTGGAATTACGCGAAGTGCAACAAGGCCTCATCACTGCGGAACAACGCTTGCTTGCCGCACAATACGAAGCCAAGCTTGCCGAACTGCAGTTGAAGTGGTTGGCTGGGGAGTTGCCGTAGGCTTCTCGGCATATATTTCATTCTTCGGTTCTCCATGCGTTGAATGCGCTACCGATTTTCGCGAGTTGCTGGGTTTGTTCTCCTCAACCTTATTTCACTAAGAACATAAACATCTTGCTATTCCCTTCGAATGAACTGGTCTTACGGAGCGAAGTTGAGGGCGAGTGAATGGTAAATGGCCGAAGGTCGTGATCCTATCCATGCGATCTGCATGCATAGTGTGAACATGGATCCCGACCGCTAATTCGGCGAGGCCATCTTCACCTGATCACTTAGCCGGCATCAATGCAGGTTACCGCATGCCCTTCGAGATGAAAGCATGCGGTAACATATCAAATTAGTTCAGCGATCCTATTACTTCACGACTTGCACCGTAAGCCTTCCCTTGGGGGAAGAAATAGCGATAAGGTAAGTGCCGCTTGGGAGTGCTTCGGGTAGTTCAATCCTTTGCTGGTGATAACCGGACGCTTGTTCCTGCCCCTCAATGAACGTGTGAACTGTTCTGCCCTGCATATCGAGTAGATGGATGCTGATCCGCTCGGCATGCTGCAACGTATACTCCAACGTTGCGTGCATTCCAATAGGGTTCGGATAGATCAGGGCATTATCATTGGCGACTGAAAGATCAATAATACCCACGTTGAGCCCAGAGAGATAACGCGCTACTGCAAACGCATAGTCGGTGCCATCGTTCGCGTATCCGGCCACAATGATGTTGCCGTCCGGTTGAAGCGCACTCGAATTGGCCATGTCATCGAAACCGTTAAAGTCGGTGATCACGATACCGACCGAGCCAAGATCTGGATCAGGCGTTCCATCCGCGTTGTATCGGACCAATGCAAAATCGGTACTTGCAGCATTATAGGAAGTCCCTGCCAACAACACTTTCCCGTCCGGCTGCAAGATGACAGAATTGCCCGTATCATCGAATCCGCCCGCGATGTCAGTTGTAATATGGCCGTCCGTTCCGAAATCCGTGTCAGGCGTGCCATCGGTGTTATAGCGGATCAAAACAAAATCACTTGCTGAACCAGAACCGATGCTTCCGGCCAACAGGATCTTCCCGTCCGGCTGGATCACTACTGAATTGCCGTTTCCCTGATCATAACCCAGATCGGTGGTCAATTTTCCATCATCACTAAAGCTGTTGTCCAAGCTGCCATCAACGTTGTATCTGGCCAGTGCGATGTCAAAGGTCGGAGACCAGTGTGAAACGCCCACCGCTACGATCTTCCCGTCCGGCTGAATGGCGACTGATCGAATGCGGGCAAAATTATAACCGAACTCCGTTGTCGATCTACCGTCAACACCGAAGTCGGTATCGAGCGTTCCATCCGGGTTGTAACGTACCAGGGCGAAAACCCCGCTTACAATTTGTGACACATCTTCGTACGCACCCCCTGCAGCTATGATCTTCCCATCCGACTGGATCGCCAGTGATCCGACCTCAGCAGGCCCTCCACTTCCAACGGCAGTTGTCACTTTACCGTCCGTACCAAAACTGGTGTCAAGGGTGCCATCCGGGTTATACCGTGCCAACGCAAAGACGTACGTAGAGCCAATGTAAGCACCTCCGGCCATGATGATCTTTCCATCCGATTGTACCGCTACTGCATATACGGAGGCATTATTCAGTCCCATGTTGGTAGCCACCTTCCCATTGGTCCCAAAATCAGTGTCGAGGCTACCATCAACGTTGTAACCGACCGCACCGAAAGCGAAAAGCGAATTGTTCGTTACTGTTCCGACTACGACCAGCTTTCCGTCCGGCCTAATTGCAACAGATGCTCCTTGAGCATTCATGGATCCAAAATCGGTAGTCACCTTTCCATCTCCATCAAAACTGGCATCCAAGCTACCGGGTTGTGCGAATGTTGTTGGGCCAAGTGCGAGGAACAATGCGCAAAGGGTTGTTGCTGCGTAGTTCATGGTGTGTGGGTTTTGCTTGGGAATATAAAAAGCTTTCGTAAGTAAATTGGTAACAGTTCGGCTCTATGCGCGAGTATGGGCTGCATCGGATGTGTTCATGGGAACATTCGATCTGCTAACGGGTTTTCCTCAATGCCAATATCGTTTAGCGTTATAACAGATATTCGTTCCGGGATCTTCTTTTACAATGATAGCATTTACTGCTGGCTCTTGGTTCGTAACAAAGTACATCTCCATTTCACCCTTGCCCTTCGCTTGAACTTTGCCTCTTGGAGTGAAGGTAAGTCCAGGCTCGCTCTTTACCAACGCATAGGTCGCCTCACTGATGTTGACTTGGCCAACCTCACCGCTGCTCTCCATACGACTTGCCGTGTTCACCGTATCGCCCCAGATGTCGTACTGGAATTTCTTCACGCCTACGAGCCCGCAGTGGGCGGCTGCCGCGCGGATACCGGATCGCCACGCACAGTTGCCTGCCGAGCTGCTGTGACGCACATAAAAGAACTGGATCATCACTGCACCGCTACCTGCCTAACTGCTGCGCCGCGAAGAATTAAAGCACTACTTGCTGAAGAACCCCTAACACCTCCACCATCGCAAGCGTATCCATCTTGCAATAGGCCAACAGGTCGGTCCGCAGTTGGGGTACGTTGCCGGTGTAGGTGCCGCTGGCGAGTTGCGTGAAGCGCAGACTGGCGGTGCCGCCTTCCTGCACGTTGAGGGTCTTGTAACTGAGTGTTGGCACTAAGGCAGGGAGTACCGTCTTGATGCCGTACTTGCCGTTCATTTGCGGGGCGTAGTACCAACCGTGTCTGAAGGCATCCATCAGGTCCTTGATGCGCGGTAGTAGTTGCTGGATGGCTGGTGCATGGTGTGGAAGGTCGCGCGCTAGATCGCGCAGCACCATGCGTTCGAAGGTTGCGTTGTACGCGAGGATGTCGCCCGTTGGACCAATGTCCTTGAGCAATTGCTGCACGAGTGCTTCGCGTGGATCGCTGGTGCCATCCGCTAGGAACTCATGGTGCGTTGCCGGTGCACTTGGTGCGGACTGCACATGCAAGCTGTATTGGAAGGGCATCTGCTGGAACGGACGTGTGCCGTCATAGAGCGGTATGCTCGGCATCATTGTCTCGAAATCGAAATGATGCACCGGGTATTCCAGCGCCGCCAACCACTGGTGTAGCGGTTCGTGCTGGATGTGTCCTTCGCCACTTTTCCATGCATTCACTTGCCGACGTTGTGCAGCGCTGAGCTTTTCATTTTCCGGAATGTCCACCAGCTTCAGGATGCCCCGTTGGTACAACGACCATTTCTGTTCAGTAGCACCTGTTAGCTCGAATACCGACCGCTCCGGAATGTGCAACCAACAGTGTGGTTTGAAGTCGCACGGGTAGGGTG
The nucleotide sequence above comes from Flavobacteriales bacterium. Encoded proteins:
- a CDS encoding TolC family protein → MKYTIALFLALCTTGLFAQEMLTADDAVRIAVEQNHGIRLARLDARSAELLNNAGQAGMLPTVDAVGSYSVDNSSTKQTFFSGEVREADNADSRVLDGAVQLNWTVFDGLAMFAAKDRLEALELIGQTRLRQEIEATVYDVLAAYYQVVQLRKGIAVQREGVRISDERLEIARAGQRIGSASGLAVVQAQLDQSADSAAVLDLLVQESAAVARVNALMGNAPATELALGTDIPSTQPMEFGEIQQAARNANSVLQLARQERIAADFSVKQLRGALLPQVDVFGNYGYTKSTSAVGFLQSNRSIGPDYGARIYIPLFNGAQANKAMQVAKLTREQAAISTEQAELMLEESLLNAWTDHTTANQRVALEQSNLSGARTQTDVALESYRLGAITAVELREVQQGLITAEQRLLAAQYEAKLAELQLKWLAGELP
- a CDS encoding T9SS type A sorting domain-containing protein → MNYAATTLCALFLALGPTTFAQPGSLDASFDGDGKVTTDFGSMNAQGASVAIRPDGKLVVVGTVTNNSLFAFGAVGYNVDGSLDTDFGTNGKVATNMGLNNASVYAVAVQSDGKIIMAGGAYIGSTYVFALARYNPDGTLDTSFGTDGKVTTAVGSGGPAEVGSLAIQSDGKIIAAGGAYEDVSQIVSGVFALVRYNPDGTLDTDFGVDGRSTTEFGYNFARIRSVAIQPDGKIVAVGVSHWSPTFDIALARYNVDGSLDNSFSDDGKLTTDLGYDQGNGNSVVIQPDGKILLAGSIGSGSASDFVLIRYNTDGTPDTDFGTDGHITTDIAGGFDDTGNSVILQPDGKVLLAGTSYNAASTDFALVRYNADGTPDPDLGSVGIVITDFNGFDDMANSSALQPDGNIIVAGYANDGTDYAFAVARYLSGLNVGIIDLSVANDNALIYPNPIGMHATLEYTLQHAERISIHLLDMQGRTVHTFIEGQEQASGYHQQRIELPEALPSGTYLIAISSPKGRLTVQVVK
- a CDS encoding DUF2779 domain-containing protein; the encoded protein is MSHLLSKSTYMRGKQCPKALWLYKHRRDLLPPIGAQQQAIFDSGTSVGLMAQQLFPGGVDCAPPSPFEFAQSVVDTAAAIARGERVIYEAAFMRDGVLAALDLLVHTAEGWKAFEVKGSTGVKDVYVQDAALQYYVISGSIALADVSIVYLNNSYVKQGAVDVQQLFNRTSVLAEVLREQAAIPARIEALKQVVQQEQAPVVDIGPQCDAPYPCDFKPHCWLHIPERSVFELTGATEQKWSLYQRGILKLVDIPENEKLSAAQRRQVNAWKSGEGHIQHEPLHQWLAALEYPVHHFDFETMMPSIPLYDGTRPFQQMPFQYSLHVQSAPSAPATHHEFLADGTSDPREALVQQLLKDIGPTGDILAYNATFERMVLRDLARDLPHHAPAIQQLLPRIKDLMDAFRHGWYYAPQMNGKYGIKTVLPALVPTLSYKTLNVQEGGTASLRFTQLASGTYTGNVPQLRTDLLAYCKMDTLAMVEVLGVLQQVVL